A window of the Lactobacillus gasseri ATCC 33323 = JCM 1131 genome harbors these coding sequences:
- a CDS encoding ABC transporter permease gives MTDLIKNRLNKNFKKQMHYLTLVFNDFFILALIFLFGALMFWYAQNIKKWPNNLWFYKPLLALIWTTTLGIGHFATLFDRADEHFLFNQDSEMKKYFKPIYMHNMILPTVLIILVSGILLPFATMRANFSIGDLVFIVIGLIASKNLQFKLIVRSFYFNKHDYYNIWLFLGINFLILYLSFLEYYPNPIIYANVAIAGWVGVDYLPRGKMFDWYKALDYEERRVDLLNNFYSMFTDVPDKKVRIARRKYLDFLIKNVDQTPNTFIYQRVLLRDPEYSNLLIRMVLFSILLIACLQDARWAIASGALIIFLTLYQLIPLGTVYEHNMMYHVMPIPLTSRGEALRKVLQKGMLLEWGLISLAIIIFSPQKLEAVGGVIGLLALTFLLLYFYLPSKIEQLFKKVRY, from the coding sequence ATGACTGATTTAATAAAAAATAGACTCAATAAAAACTTTAAAAAGCAGATGCACTATCTAACTTTGGTTTTTAATGACTTTTTTATTTTGGCTTTAATTTTCCTATTTGGAGCTTTAATGTTTTGGTATGCACAAAATATTAAGAAGTGGCCAAATAATCTTTGGTTTTATAAACCATTGTTAGCTTTGATTTGGACTACAACTTTAGGAATTGGGCATTTTGCGACTTTGTTTGATAGAGCTGATGAGCATTTCCTTTTTAATCAAGATAGTGAAATGAAGAAGTATTTCAAGCCAATATATATGCATAATATGATTTTGCCAACGGTCTTGATTATTTTAGTATCGGGTATTTTATTGCCGTTTGCGACAATGAGAGCTAATTTTTCAATCGGCGACCTAGTCTTTATAGTAATTGGGTTAATTGCAAGTAAAAATTTACAGTTTAAGTTGATTGTCAGAAGTTTTTATTTTAATAAGCATGATTACTATAATATTTGGTTATTTTTAGGAATTAACTTTTTAATACTCTATCTATCTTTTTTGGAGTATTATCCAAATCCAATTATCTATGCTAATGTAGCAATTGCTGGCTGGGTTGGAGTAGATTATTTGCCACGTGGTAAAATGTTTGACTGGTACAAAGCCTTAGACTATGAAGAAAGAAGAGTTGATCTCTTAAATAACTTTTATAGTATGTTTACCGATGTACCAGATAAGAAAGTTCGAATTGCTAGAAGAAAGTATTTAGACTTTTTAATTAAAAATGTCGATCAAACGCCAAATACTTTTATTTATCAAAGAGTATTATTAAGAGATCCAGAATATAGCAATTTATTGATTAGAATGGTGCTTTTTTCAATTTTATTAATTGCTTGCTTGCAAGATGCACGCTGGGCAATTGCTAGTGGTGCTTTGATTATTTTCTTAACGCTTTATCAATTGATCCCTCTAGGAACAGTTTATGAGCATAATATGATGTATCATGTAATGCCAATCCCGCTAACCTCAAGAGGAGAAGCACTAAGAAAAGTTTTGCAAAAAGGGATGCTGCTTGAATGGGGATTAATCAGTTTGGCGATAATTATTTTTTCTCCACAAAAATTAGAAGCAGTTGGTGGCGTTATTGGTTTGCTTGCTTTAACATTTTTATTGCTATATTTCTATTTACCAAGTAAAATTGAACAGTTATTTAAAAAAGTTAGATATTAG
- a CDS encoding ABC transporter ATP-binding protein: MALKIENLTGGYSGINVIKNVNLTIEPGQAVGLIGLNGAGKSTTIKHLLGLLRMQKGKITLNGISLTENPAEFKKMVAYIPETPILYPELTLKEHLELVMLTYGLDHDQAWVRAKELCKMFRLENKLDWLPIKFSKGMKQKVMIVTSFLANADLLVIDELFTGLDPLAVANFIDLVKKAVADQKMVLMTTHVLAEAQEAVQTFAVLNNGTIETAGSLTEIRQFYGLKPSDSFDRLYQILNQKTVKKHD, from the coding sequence ATGGCACTTAAAATTGAAAATTTAACCGGAGGCTACTCTGGGATTAATGTCATTAAAAATGTAAATTTAACGATTGAACCTGGCCAAGCTGTTGGATTAATTGGACTAAATGGTGCTGGTAAATCAACGACAATTAAGCACCTGCTTGGATTACTAAGAATGCAAAAAGGCAAGATTACTTTAAATGGGATTAGCTTAACTGAAAATCCTGCTGAATTTAAAAAGATGGTTGCTTATATTCCAGAAACGCCAATTTTATATCCAGAGCTAACTTTAAAGGAACATCTTGAGTTAGTGATGCTTACTTATGGTTTAGATCATGATCAAGCATGGGTGAGAGCAAAAGAATTGTGTAAGATGTTTCGTCTGGAAAATAAACTTGATTGGTTGCCAATTAAGTTTTCCAAAGGGATGAAGCAAAAAGTAATGATTGTGACTAGCTTTTTAGCCAATGCTGATCTTTTAGTAATTGACGAACTATTTACCGGACTTGATCCCTTAGCTGTAGCTAACTTTATTGATCTCGTTAAAAAAGCTGTTGCTGATCAAAAAATGGTTTTAATGACTACGCACGTTCTAGCTGAAGCTCAAGAAGCTGTACAAACATTTGCGGTGCTCAATAATGGCACAATTGAAACTGCAGGTAGTTTAACTGAAATTAGACAGTTTTATGGCTTAAAGCCTAGCGATTCATTTGATCGTTTATATCAAATTTTAAATCAGAAAACGGTGAAGAAGCATGACTGA
- a CDS encoding HIT family protein: MTELEKDCLFCKIIRGEIPSYTVFENDDVKAFLDISQVTKGHTLIIPKKHLINFFDYSQEDAARFLQYIPVVAQAIKKSDPTIKGLNVEVNNGEIAGQVVMHSHIHLIPRRSENDPISTPHVNNADQYSEADYQAVANAIKNNL, translated from the coding sequence ATGACTGAATTAGAAAAGGATTGTTTATTTTGTAAAATTATTAGAGGAGAAATTCCTTCCTACACAGTTTTTGAAAATGATGACGTCAAGGCTTTTCTTGATATTTCTCAAGTAACTAAGGGACATACTCTAATTATTCCTAAAAAGCACCTGATTAATTTCTTTGACTACAGCCAAGAAGACGCTGCTCGCTTTTTACAGTATATTCCAGTTGTTGCCCAAGCAATTAAAAAGTCTGATCCAACTATTAAGGGATTAAATGTTGAAGTAAACAACGGTGAAATTGCAGGACAAGTTGTTATGCACTCACACATTCACTTAATTCCACGTAGAAGTGAAAATGATCCAATCTCTACTCCTCATGTAAATAATGCAGATCAATATTCAGAAGCAGATTATCAAGCTGTTGCAAACGCTATCAAAAACAATCTATAA
- a CDS encoding YtxH domain-containing protein, whose protein sequence is MKFFGIGLGLGSLAGLGISLLPNPQTGRKVKDDVRLFLNDTKKDATSLATSTKHAKNAASQLINDLPQAEKSVKDIQDSLTNFQSSIKPEVDQMKENVSTLTKEAESTINGIKNEL, encoded by the coding sequence ATGAAATTTTTTGGAATTGGCTTAGGATTAGGTAGTTTAGCAGGATTAGGAATTTCTCTTCTTCCTAATCCACAAACTGGTCGTAAAGTTAAAGATGATGTCCGTCTCTTTTTAAATGATACTAAAAAGGACGCTACTTCATTAGCTACTAGTACAAAGCACGCTAAAAATGCTGCTAGCCAGTTAATAAATGACTTGCCACAAGCTGAAAAATCAGTTAAAGACATTCAAGACAGCTTAACTAATTTTCAAAGTTCAATTAAACCAGAAGTAGATCAAATGAAAGAAAATGTTTCTACACTAACTAAAGAAGCAGAATCTACAATTAATGGAATTAAAAATGAACTTTAA
- a CDS encoding peptidylprolyl isomerase PrsA — translation MKKTWKKAATVLAFAGIALSATACSGGKAVVTYKGGKITESQYYNKMKESQAGQSTLASMIVSDALESQYGKEVTQKQVDKEYNKYKKQYGSQFDSVLEQNGMTASTFKDNLKTNLLTEAALKHIKKITPAQEKKAWKNYQPEVTVQHILVSKKSTAEDIIKQLKDGGDFKKLAKKYSTDTATKNDAGKLPAFDSTDSTLDSSFKTAAFKLKTGEITTTPVKTQYGYHVIKMIKHPAKGTLKEHKKQIDNQIYQSMSEDQSVMRSVIATVLKRADVSIKDKDLKNVLSQYVSSDSLSK, via the coding sequence ATGAAAAAAACATGGAAAAAAGCAGCTACTGTTTTAGCTTTTGCAGGAATTGCCTTAAGTGCTACTGCTTGTTCTGGCGGTAAGGCTGTCGTTACTTATAAGGGCGGTAAGATTACTGAGTCACAATACTACAACAAGATGAAGGAATCTCAAGCAGGTCAATCCACTCTTGCCAGCATGATTGTTTCTGATGCTCTAGAAAGTCAATACGGTAAAGAAGTTACTCAAAAGCAAGTTGATAAAGAATACAACAAGTACAAGAAACAATACGGTAGTCAATTCGATTCAGTTCTTGAACAAAATGGAATGACTGCTTCAACTTTTAAGGATAACTTGAAGACTAATCTTTTGACTGAAGCTGCTTTGAAGCACATCAAGAAGATTACCCCAGCTCAAGAAAAGAAAGCTTGGAAGAATTATCAACCAGAAGTTACTGTGCAACACATTCTCGTTTCCAAGAAGAGTACTGCTGAAGATATCATTAAACAATTAAAAGATGGTGGCGACTTCAAGAAGTTAGCTAAGAAGTACTCTACTGATACTGCAACTAAGAATGATGCTGGTAAGCTACCTGCATTCGATTCAACTGATTCTACTTTAGATTCTAGCTTCAAGACCGCTGCATTTAAGCTTAAGACTGGTGAAATCACTACCACTCCAGTTAAGACTCAATACGGCTATCATGTAATTAAGATGATTAAGCACCCTGCTAAAGGTACTCTTAAAGAACACAAGAAACAAATTGATAACCAAATTTATCAATCAATGTCTGAAGATCAAAGCGTTATGAGAAGCGTAATTGCTACTGTTCTTAAGCGTGCTGATGTTTCTATTAAGGATAAAGATTTGAAGAACGTTCTTTCTCAATACGTTTCATCAGATAGTCTTTCAAAATAA